DNA from Gracilinanus agilis isolate LMUSP501 chromosome 3, AgileGrace, whole genome shotgun sequence:
gcaattattaagcccCTATATATCATGCTAGGTCTGGGATTCTAAATGCAAAGAATAAACCATCTCTACTTGTAATGAACTTAAATtttactgggggtgggggggaagacaagtacatataaaaatataaacagcttaaatataaagttaataaacaGAGCTATGTCAACATAGTTGAAAACAAGGTAATGTGAGAAGAAGGGCAATAAGTAGTTGGGAGAATAATGAAAGACTTTACCCAAAAGATGATGCTTCAActgcatcttgaaggaaaagagggtTGCTCTGAGGCAGAGGCAGCAAGGAGAGTACACTCCAAGCAGAGGGGGACTGACAGTATAAAGGGATGGAATAGGAAGTTGGAGTCTCAGCAGTAGCTAACCAAAAGAAGGGCAGTTTGACTAGAACACATAGTGTGGAAAGATGGAGTACTACCCAGTGAGgttagaaagataggttggggtcAAGCAGGCAAGAGGAATCCATTATTGGATTAAGGAATCAAACAATTATTAACCACCTAttgtgtaccaggtactgtgctaagcattttaaaaatattgggggcagctgggtagctcagtggattgagagccaggtctatagattgaaggtcctaggttcaaatctggcctcagacacttcctagctgtgtgatcctgggcaagtcatttaatccccactgcctagcccttaccactcttctgccttggagccaatacacagtattgactctaaaacggaaggcaagggtttaaaaaaattttttttatctcatttgatcctgacaacctttagagaggcaggtgctatctatcttcattttacagttgaaaaacctgagacaaattaaatgacttacccagaatcacatagttaaTATTCCgggacccagcactctatccactaccccaTATAATTGCCTCATATCTACAGGAGttgaattttcaaatttttacttaagaaaaattactttggcatcACTAGGATGAACCAGAGTGGGAAGAAACTTGAAGCAGGGAGGTCATTTAGAAGGTTATTGTAGTACTCTTAGGTGGGAGGAAAAGGGCATAAAATAAGGTGGTAATTGCACGAGTAAAGAGAACAGAGTAGATGCAATATATGTAGatgtaaaaacaacaaaacttcaCTATTAAATGGGTATGTGAGGTGAGGGAAGGTAAGGAACTGAGTTAATGATGAACCTTGGAGACAAGGACGGTGGTGTCATTGGCAGAATGGGAAAATTTGGAAGAAGTAAAGATGTAGGGGGAAAAGTTGATGAATTTCATTTTaggcatgttgagtttaagatgtctccaGGATATCTACTTTGAAATATCTAGTTAGGTGCTTGGTTATATGGAAGAAAAGCTCAGGGAAGAAACTGGGGCTGTATATATCAACCTGAGagtcatcttcatagagatgataCTTAAATTTATAGGAGCTAAAGAGATTACCAAGAGAaggtagagggagaagagaagaaggcctTACTTAGAAAAAACACTAAAGGATGCTCAAAGATAGGGAGAGTAATTATAGATGACAAGATAGCAAAGGACACTGAGAAGGAATGGTCTGACAGAGACAAAGTAGGAGTAATGTAAAGAAAAACCATAAAGAAGAGAATATCCAGGAAGAAAAGGTGGTTAACAGTATCAAATTCAGCAGATAGATCatgaaggatgaggactgaaaaaaaaatatggctatTAAAAAaccattgagggggcagctaggtagctcagtggattgagagccaagcctagagatgggaggtcctaggttcaaatctggcctcagacacttcccagctgtgtgaccctgggcaagtcacttgacccccattgcctacccttaccactcttctgccttggagtcaatgatggaagtccaagatggaaggtaagggtttaaaaaaaaaacattgaaaacaagaaagagcagtttcagttgagtgaccAAATCAGAAGTCAGACTTGCAAAAGGCTAAGTGAGAGAAATGCAGACAGTTGGGGATAGATAGCTTTTCCAAAgagtttggctgagaaagggagaagaaatataaGATAATACCTTAAGGGGATAAAAGCTTAAGAGAATGGCTTAAACCTTAGTAAAGGTTTAAGGATGGAGGAGAATTGGGCATGTTTGAAGGTAGTAAGAAAGGAACAAGTTGACAGAGAAAGTTGACAATTCAAGACAGAGGAGAGATGATTGAGTATGAGATCTAAAGATAAGGGGAGGGAATAAATGCTATATATGCACTTGCCTTGGCAAGAAGAAGGGCtatttatctattggagaatggaggaaaagaggaaagtgtTAGGTGATGTCAAGGAgttttggaatgaaaaaaaacagaagcttTTGGTCTTGATTTTTTTAGTAAAGTAAGAGGCACTCAACTAAAAGAATGAGCTCTAACAAGGTAAGAAAGGGAAGATTTCGAATAGTTTTGTGGGGAATGAGATAGAGAATCTATTAGGAAAAAATACTAGGACTTCTGTGCAGCAATGAGGTTGTTGAGATTGGATAACATGAATCTGAAATGTTACCCAGTCATGGTGCGAGACTTCCTCCAGCTTCAGGAAGCAGCTCATATGGAAGAGTAGAGAAGGTGAATGGTGGTAGTATTACTAGGCTGAAGTCTGGCATCCAAAGGACACAGGGGGAAAAGATTCATAATCAGAAGTCAGGGTAGAGTTGAAATGACTAACTGCTAGCTTGAGACTggaaagagaggtaaatgaagtcaGAACAAAGGTAATGGCTTAAGAAAGTATTCAGGTATTAAAGGAATGATAGTGAACAGGGATAAGAGGGAGATGTACGTGGAAAGGTGAAATGATAGGAGATTATGGTCAGATAGGTAATTGCCACTGTTTCTAATTAGGGAAGTGGAACATTTTTGGATACTTATTCAAATGGAGTGAAGTCATGGAACCTAAGGCAATTAAGGAAATGGGAATATGCAGAAAGCTTGAGGGAGCATCTACATGGATTTTAATACCCCTTAGTATAAGAGCATTGAACTGTGTACCCATTGTTCCCCCCAAGTACTTTGAAGCAgagatagtttttgtttttctatccccagcacaTGGCAAAGAAGTAGGCACAAATGTGCTTGGCACATCAGAGGCATTTAATAAACGCTTGTTGAATGTCACTGAATTCCTTGGAACAAAACTCCTTTACTACAATATTGCTTTATCATAACTATCAGACTCTTTAGCACACCAAGGGCCTGTCAGAACTGGAGAGCCTCTGAGTTCCTGGAATTAACTAGCTTTCCTAAGCTTCTTCATGTGTTAGGCACCAGTTTGCAGGCTCTAAAAACTAAATTCAGTAAGTCAGCAACTAACTACAGCACTTTATCTGgtcatgagagaaaaaaaaggtagCTTTTTGGGCTCCCTGAAATTAGGATGATTGATCTAAGAGGGCAGAAACGCAGAAGATACTTGGGATAATTGTACATATGCAAGCTCATTTTTCTAGCTGGGTTAGGATGAGTCTTGCCATTAGGCAAGACTTACAAGAAAGACCTCTCAAGATCCTTCAAGTCTAAGAATTCTTCATTCagacaataaataaacatttattgagtacatCAATGATGTGAAATATATAGAGCTAAGTGCTGAGGGATTCATGAAGATAACTAAAAGGTCCTTGTATTCAAGGAATTAACAATCTAGACTTCAAGGGTTTTCTCTAATGGCTACATTTTTTTTAGTTGGCACCTAAATGGCCTACATGAAGGATTCTGCAAGAAGAGAGGGAATACTGGACTCCTGAACCACTTACCTTTCTTCCAGAAGGCTGACTCCTTCGAGGTGGAGAGAGAtctgaatcagaagacctagttctttgcttccttcttggTGGGGAGAGGTCTGAATCAGAGTCTCGTTTCTGTTTGTTCCGTGGAGGAGACAGGTCTGAGTCATAGGCATGCTGACTGCTCTTCCCAGGGAGAGAAGAATCTACATTATGTCTCTGGTGTTTCTTGGATGAAGGGTATGTCTTGAATTTCCTATGGCTAGAAGAAGAGCctagaaagcaaaggagaaacaCTTTTGATCCCTtaagaataatttgaaaataaatttttcttcatCTGGATTATGCTTTCAGATAAGTTAAAACTACTTCTCCAGAAATAAGCTTGACTCAATTACACTTCATTTTCTGTGGAGGTATTTGATATGAATAGGATATTCTAggagaaaacaggagaaaaaaaaagtccttccaAGACAGCTGTAAGGTTGACAGCCATGATTCTGAtgttcatttctaaatctatgacagcCATATTAGATGCCAAGGTCCTCTAgtaaggtaagagtttttctCATCAGTAGAATGAAAAGAACAACTCTCATTTATGTCCCTAGGGTGCTGTGAATGTTATAGATCCTAGAAAATGGCTTTGAGGTTCTCAGAACTAAAGAACCAAaagatttcaaagcacttttaatTCATAGGTTGAAACCAATGTCTAGGGATAGGGAAAAGTCAGCAGTTTCATTGCATGAGTGGACAATATATTTTGTCCTGGGAACTAATATTCTTTAGTTCCCAGGTATTCAAATTTCATTACTAAAGATTATGGACTTTTAAGGTAATGAATAaggtccttgtcctcaaagaggtTACAATTTAGTATTAAATAAAGTTACTATACTTCCAAGAGCTTTCTCCAGTGGCTCTACCTTTTTAGTAGGTAGATGGTCTAGAGAAGTCATTCTTTAGGAAGAGAGGAGACAATCTAAATCCTTAAGTCATCTTTCTAGGAGGTTGACTCTTTTCCTGAAGTTCCCCTGATCTCCAATGTCACATCACTatctattggacatctcaaaactctctctctctctctctctctctctctctctctctctctctctctctctctctcacgcacgcgcgcgcacacaccaccaccatcttcccagtaaCCCATGCTGTAATCTTCTATTATTCACTCACACTAATCCCTAAATATCCCACCTGATGTTAAGTCttgtcatttctctctttttttttaatttttattttttaaacccttaacttcggcaatgggagtcaagtgacttgcccagagtcacacagctgggaagtgtctgaggccggatttgaacctaggacctcccttctctaggcctggctctcaatccactgagctacccagctgccccctgtcatttctcttttcatgGCACCTCGGGTATATGTCCCATTCTTTCCTCTGACTGGCACCATCCTGATATAGCCCCACTTCAATTCCCACTTGAACTAGCACAGCAGCCTTCTGATAAGCCTCAccacctcaagtctctctccattccagtcaatcttccactcagctgccacAGTCATCTTCATAAAACACAGACCTAAACTTGTTGCACATCCCCTACCTACTCAATAAATtatagtggttccctattaccttcagaatCAAACATAAAATATGTGGCTTTTAATATCTTTTACAAGCTGACTCccttcttatctttccagtcttttaacACATTATTCTCTTTAATGTATTCTACTAACAGTCCAGATCTTCTTGATGCTTCCCAACACATCTCTCCTAACTCAATGCTTTCTCCCGGCTACGTACACTCCCTTCCCCACATCACATCTGGACTGCTCACTCTCCTCATTTccaccttctggcttccttccagaCTCAAATCAAAAACCACCTACTACAAAAAGTCCTTCTCAGtagcccctccccacccccacaacaCTTCCCCCTTAAGATTGCTTTTCATTTCCTATATCTCATAAGCAATGagattgtttgcatgttgtctcttcccgTTAACATTTtagctccttaaaggcaaggtCTATGTTTCTGCCTTTTTTGGTATCCCTAGTGCTCAGCATAGGAGTTAGCTTAATAACTGATATTAAGCAAATAAAAAGCTTAGGAGAAAATCTGAGACAGGAGGCACTCACCTCTGGAGTCATGCAGCTGTTTCCCTGGCTGAAAAGAGGAAGATGACCGATTTTTATGTCGAGAAGATTCATCCCCATGTCTACTGCTCTTCTCCTTCAGACGACTAGAGGACTTAGCAAAGGCTTTACTAGATAGTGAATGACAGGCCTCAGGGACTCTCCTGGGTGGAGACAAGTCTGGAGAGTCATGACGGGACCTCCTGGGAGGTGAGGAATCCAGGGAGTCATGACGCACCCTCCTGTATGGTATGGAACCTGAGGAGTTGTGATGAGTCTTCTTGAGAGGAGAGGAGTCTGGGGAATCATGACGAGCCTTCTTTGTAGGCAAGGAGTCTGGGGAGTCATGACGGACCTTCCTGGGTGGTGTGGAGTACGAGGAATCTGAAGAGTTATGACGGGCCCTACTAGATGTAGAGTCTGAGGAATCTGAAGAGTCATGACGGGCCCTTCTGGGAGGTGTTGAGTCAGAGGAATCCAAAGAGTCATGACGGGACCTTCTGGGAGGTGTTGAGTCAGAGGAATCATGACGGGCCCTCCTAGGAGGTGAAGAGTCTGAGGAGTTGTGACGAGCCCTCCTGGGTGGGGATAGGTCTTGCTTTTGttctaaaacaaaacacaaagtcAGCACTACACAGGCTCCTGACCTTCAAAACATTAATTAGATCTCCCCAGACATAGTTACTTCAAAATTGTCCAGAAAATCTGAAGACTCAATATACTTGTGTTGTTCAGGGAGAGTGAACCAGCACCTGGGAGGGCAAAAGTAAGTTGAAAATTTTCTCAAGAACAGGAAAATCCCTGTTGATACAGAGAATACTAGATCAGGAGCTCATTTTGAGATTTAATCCAAATAACTCTTAGATcttctttggggggaaaaatggACTACTAAGCCTGTATCAACTCTGTAGTTTCACAGGAACAAAAAGTTGCTACCCATTCATCATAtcctcagtaaaaaaaaaaaaaaaaaaaaccagcagagTGAGGAGTTTGAGATTTTTCAGCTTGCAAAGGCATAGCATAAGCTAGGTGGGATGCACTTGGATACAGGACAGCTAAGGCATTTCAATGGCACCACTTAGCAACTTCTCTTCCTTTTGCCATCCAGTGAGTTGTGCCATAATTAATAGACCACAAAATTATACAGCCATTTACTACAGTGAATAAATACATTTGACAGAGTCCACTCACACAGAGACTTTAGAACATCTATGATACCCAGTGGAAGCTAGAAGCAACTGTGCTTTCTGAAGTTTTGTTCCTCATTTCTGAGAATGGCACATAGAAATAAACTTTTTGATATTACTCCTTTACCCCATCCATTCCCTCCCAGAAGAATGAGGCTCTCTCTCACACAGTCTATACCTATGTTGGTGGACCTATGGAATGCATACCAGAAgaggctgctctcctccccctttctacTTGCCTAagaacatttctctcatcacctgcccctctgcccagcagcccaatgggagtgcttcctccctcccctgcatGGGGTAAGGGGGCAGTTCACATGGGgtatgagggttgtagtttgggcacttggtctctaaaaggttcaccatcacaggtcTAGACCTTTAGATCTGTCCTGTGATTTGGTACTCACCACCTAAGAGCTTCCACTTGTTACTGGTCCGGAATGCTTCCATTTGTTTCACTTCTTCTGGGCGTTCATCAATGAATTCAGCTACCTGGAAAAATATCACAGGCTTAATTGGCCTGGAAGAGCCAAAAATGACTTGGAAAGATTAAAACATGAAACATCTCCACCCCTAATACACATAGTGAGAAAAAAACCTACAGTCTTCCTCAGGATTTACTGTTTCTTCTATTTTCATACACAACTTGTCACTGCCCTAGTTTAATTATAGACCCTCTACTGCCTAatgaagtacaaaaaaaaaaattgttccatCACAAGTCTTTTTTAACAACCTGTCAAGTCCTATATGATCTATTTCTGGGCTAAAAGATGAATATATTTTGGTCTTTCCTTTTCTACCCAGCATGATGGTCCAGTAAGCTCTCCTGACTGTCACCAATGGATAAAATATAGGAAAGCAGTTCACACCCTGCCCAGCACATATCCTTCATGGTAATAACGAATTATCATGATGACTAATCTTCTTAAGTGCAAAGAGTAAGAAAGTAACTCATTACAAACATAGCACATACCACCAGGGAAAGAAAAGACATGGAAAAATTTAGACTGAACaagaataattaaatgaatttggAGCTAGTTGAATAACCATATCCAAAGCATGATCATTATTGTTTTGATACAAAATTTGGTGGGAGGGGTCCTCTAATGAAGCATCCTATTCAACATTTCTATCATGTAATGGCAAACTTATCAAACTTGCAGATAATATAAAACTGAAAGAGATAGTTGATGTGTTGAATGACAGAATCAGAATCCAAAAAAATCCTGGCAAGCTAAAAAAtgagccaaataaaataaaatttactagagctaagagaaaaatattatacTTGAGTTTTAAAAAGAGACCACATAAATGTAATTTGGAGGGGAAGGTATAATTAGACAAAAGTTCATACGAAAAAGATTTTTTGAGGGCAAAAGTCAATGTCAGAGGGTCTATAGGAAGatattaatatactgttggtaaGAGCggtaaaaaaacacaacacattctggaaaaatatttgaaactatACTAGTAAAGCCTTActtttcctatcctttgacccaataatCTTACTATTGGATGTCCtaccaaagaagtcaaagatgaaaggtctgatatatatatatatttgcattaaaaaaaaaaactgaaa
Protein-coding regions in this window:
- the BUD13 gene encoding BUD13 homolog, with protein sequence MAAAPPLSKAEYLKRYLSGPEAAVDAGSEANRKRRKKRPKPTGAGGKGMRIVDDDVSWANISTKSEKEEEEEEGDLPVVAEFIDERPEEVKQMEAFRTSNKWKLLGEQKQDLSPPRRARHNSSDSSPPRRARHDSSDSTPPRRSRHDSLDSSDSTPPRRARHDSSDSSDSTSSRARHNSSDSSYSTPPRKVRHDSPDSLPTKKARHDSPDSSPLKKTHHNSSGSIPYRRVRHDSLDSSPPRRSRHDSPDLSPPRRVPEACHSLSSKAFAKSSSRLKEKSSRHGDESSRHKNRSSSSFQPGKQLHDSRGSSSSHRKFKTYPSSKKHQRHNVDSSLPGKSSQHAYDSDLSPPRNKQKRDSDSDLSPPRRKQRTRSSDSDLSPPRRSQPSGRKATQMFSGAKTGLVSDVRREQQELRRQDRETKHLEAEFQNAETIFRDKSGRKRDLKLERLEQRRKEEEESEKNEQYAQWGKGLAQSRQQQQNVEDAMKEMQKPLARYINDEDLDQMLREQEREGDPMANFIKKNKAKENKDKKEKPRYNGPAPPLNRFNIWPGYRWDGVDRSNGFEEKRFSRIASKKAVEELAYKWSVEDM